The nucleotide window CCGGTGCTCTCCGAGGAGTCCGAGCCGGGCGAGATCGCCGACCGCCGGAGCTGGACGCGCTTCTGGCTCGTCGACCCGCTCGACGGGACGAAGGAGTTCATCAAGAAGACGGGCCAGTTCACGGTCAACATCGCGCTGATCGAGGACGGCGAGGCCGTGCAGGGCGTGGTCCACGTCCCGGCGCAGAAGGTGACCTACTTCGCCGAGCGCGGGGCCGGGGCCTTCCGCCAAAACGGCGACGGCGAGCCGCAGCGGATCGAGGTCCGCCAGGCGGCACCGAAGGAGCTGACGGTCGTCGCGAGCCGGGACCACGCGGGGCCGGAGGTCGCGGCGATCCTGGCGAAGATGGCAGACGCCGGCGTCGAGGTCGAGTCGGCGTCGATGGGGAGCTCGCTCAAGTTCTGCCTCGTCGCCGAGGGCGCGGCCGACCTCTACCCGCGCACCGTCCCGACGATGGAGTGGGACACGGCGGCGGCGCAGTGCATTGTCGAGACCGCCGGCGGGCAGGTGACCACGCTCGACGGGATCCGGCTCAGCTACAACAAGGAGGACCTCCGCAACCCGTCGATCATGACCGCCGGCGACCCGTCGCTCGACTGGAACCAGTATCTCGGCTAGGCGCTATCTCGGCCAGGTGCTTGGCTTCTCGCCCGTAGCCGCCGATATCCGAGCCATGTCTGCGGACCTCCCGACTCTCGACCCGTGACCCCCGACGCGACCGTCCTCGGCTGGGAGGCGTGGTACACCCTCGGCGCGCTCGTCGTGATGACGGCGGGCCTCGGCGCCAACGTCGCCCGGCCGGACCTCGTGCTCCTCGGCACGCTCGGGCTGCTGCTGCTGGCCGGGGTCGTCTCGCCGGCCGACGCCTTCTACGGCCTCTCGAACCCGGCGGTCGTGACGGTCGGCGCGCTCTTCGTCGTCGCGGCGGGCGTCGAGCGGACGCGGGCGCTCGCGTTCCTCGACCGGCTGCTCTCGGCGCGGAGCCGGGGCAAGGCCGGCGGCATCCTCGCCCGCGTGATGCCGATGACGTCGGTGCTCTCGGGGTTCCTGAACAACACGCCCGTCGTGGCGATGCTCATCCCGCGCCTCGAAGAGTGGGGCCGGCAGCGCGGCGTCCCCGCCTCGAAGCTCCTCATCCCGCTCTCGTACGCCGCCATCCTCGGCGGGATGCTGACGCTCGTCGGAGCCTCGACGAACGTCGTCGTCCACGGCCTGCTGCTGGCCGAGGGGCTGCCGGGGTTCAACATGTTCGACTTCGCGTGGATCGGCGTGCCGGCCGTCGCAATCGTCGCCACCTACTTCGTCCTGATCGGACACCGGACGCTCCCGGCGACGGGCGGCGGCGAAGGCCGCCGGGCCCAGCTCCGCGACTACCACTTCGACGTGCGCGTCTCGGGCGGGGCACCGTTCGCCGGCAGGACGATTGAGGAGGCCGAGCTGCGGACGCTCGGCGGCGCCTACCTTGCCCACCTCCGGCGCGGCGACCGCATCATCGCGGCCAGCCCTGAAGAGGTGCTGGAGGCGGGCGACGTGCTCACGTTCGTCGGCGACGCGGGCGTGCTCGACGAACTGCTGAAACGGCCGGGGCTGGAGCGCAAGGTGTCGGCCGTCGAGACCCAGGACCGGCTGCGCGACCCGCACGACCTCACGCTCTACGAGGCCGTCATCTCGACCGCGTCAGTCCTGGTCGGGCGGACGCTGAAAGAGACCGGGTTCCGCGAGCGCTACCGGGGCGTCGTCCTCGCCATCCACCGCCGCGACGAGCGCATCTCGGGCTCGCTCGGCCAGACCCCGCTCAAGGCCGGCGATCTGCTTCTGATCGAGGGGGGGCCGTACTTCGATCACTACGATGCGCCGGGCCGGGAGGAGTTCTACTACGTCGCGCCCGTCCAGCAGCGCGTCGAGAAAGCGAGCCGCCGCGCGCCGATTGCCCTGGGGATCCTGCTCGGGATGGTGGCAGTGGCGACGACGGGGATCGTGCCGCTGACGGTGGCGGCGTTCTCGGCGGCGCTCGGCATGGTGGTCGTCGGCTGCGTCACCGGGCCGGGGGCGCGGCAGGCCATCGACCTGTCGGTGCTGCTCGTGATCGCCGGGGCACTCGGGATTGGCAAGGCCGTCGAGTCGACGGGGCTGGCGGCGGCGGCGGCGCAGTTCGTCACGGGCGTCGCCGCCGGCTCCGGGCCGCTCGTCGCGCTCGTCCTGATCTACGTCACGGCAAACGTCCTCTCCGAGCTGATCACCAACAAGGCCTCGGCCGTGCTCGTGTTTCCCGTCGCCCTCTCCGTCGCCCTCGAAATCGGGGCCGACCCCAAAGCCTTCGCCCTCGCCGTCACGATTGGTGCGGCGGCGAGCTTCCTGACGCCCATCGGCTACCAGACCAACCTGATGGTGATGGGGCC belongs to Bacteroidota bacterium and includes:
- the cysQ gene encoding 3'(2'),5'-bisphosphate nucleotidase CysQ translates to MLDRVRQIAEEAGRKILDHYADEIPVDYKADDSPLTQADRAAHHLIVERLRAAFPDVPVLSEESEPGEIADRRSWTRFWLVDPLDGTKEFIKKTGQFTVNIALIEDGEAVQGVVHVPAQKVTYFAERGAGAFRQNGDGEPQRIEVRQAAPKELTVVASRDHAGPEVAAILAKMADAGVEVESASMGSSLKFCLVAEGAADLYPRTVPTMEWDTAAAQCIVETAGGQVTTLDGIRLSYNKEDLRNPSIMTAGDPSLDWNQYLG
- a CDS encoding SLC13 family permease, with the protein product MTPDATVLGWEAWYTLGALVVMTAGLGANVARPDLVLLGTLGLLLLAGVVSPADAFYGLSNPAVVTVGALFVVAAGVERTRALAFLDRLLSARSRGKAGGILARVMPMTSVLSGFLNNTPVVAMLIPRLEEWGRQRGVPASKLLIPLSYAAILGGMLTLVGASTNVVVHGLLLAEGLPGFNMFDFAWIGVPAVAIVATYFVLIGHRTLPATGGGEGRRAQLRDYHFDVRVSGGAPFAGRTIEEAELRTLGGAYLAHLRRGDRIIAASPEEVLEAGDVLTFVGDAGVLDELLKRPGLERKVSAVETQDRLRDPHDLTLYEAVISTASVLVGRTLKETGFRERYRGVVLAIHRRDERISGSLGQTPLKAGDLLLIEGGPYFDHYDAPGREEFYYVAPVQQRVEKASRRAPIALGILLGMVAVATTGIVPLTVAAFSAALGMVVVGCVTGPGARQAIDLSVLLVIAGALGIGKAVESTGLAAAAAQFVTGVAAGSGPLVALVLIYVTANVLSELITNKASAVLVFPVALSVALEIGADPKAFALAVTIGAAASFLTPIGYQTNLMVMGPGGYRYTDYAKAGFPVSLTVATIAISIINLIWL